CGTTCCCAAGATCGTGATGCATGCCGTTCAAGAGGCGTTCGACTCTGAAACCATGATTTTCCCCTCTGGGGTGGCGGCGAATGGCGAGAAGGTCTCTTCGACTCGCAGAATGTCGCCGGAACAGGTGGCGAATGTCAAAAGACAGATTGCCTTGCAGAAAGCTGGTCTTTCGGCATCGAATCTTGGTTCTGCCATCAACAAGCCTTTGACACATCCTCGTTCTGCCCAGCATACGAAACACGTAGCCGTGCCAGACCTGAATGATTCGGTTGACCCTTGGGCTCCCAAAAGCGCTGCAACGTCAAGCGCTGCAACGTCGAGCACTGTGCCGACCAACGCCGCAACTTCAGTTCCAGCACAATCGCATATGGTGCAGGCTGACACGCAACAGTCCAGTCCTGCCGCTTCGAACAATCTGGAATCCGGTGCAGCTCAGCTTGATTCAATGCAGCCTGGCTTAACGCAATCTGACTCGCAGCGACCTGATTCAGAACACCCAGATGCAGCACATCCAGATGCAGCACAGTCTGATTCAGCACAGTCCCGAAGCTCTGATCGGCAGGATCCACCCCGGAAGGCCCAGACCGGATCCGTTCACCATGTGCAGCAAATGGCTATGCGAACCGCTGTACTGCAGCGTGAGACCCCAATCGATCCATCGCAAGACACCTATTCCATGGACGATCCGTCCCTGAACACCGACCAATCGTTGAAATTGGACGATATCAAGCAGCTGTTCAATGTGAAGAAAGTCGAAGAATTCGCCGCCGATGATCCTCAGAATCCAAGGAATATCCAGCAACGTCGCAACAGTCAACAGCATGCACAGGGGAATGATTAATGGCACTCGCGTATGATGGCGCAATTCAGCAACTGATAGATTCCTTTGCTCGATTGCCGGGCATCGGCCCAAAAGGCGCGCAAAGAATCGCTTTCTATCTGCTTGGTGCGGACCAGCAGGAGGCACAGGAACTTGCCGATGCCATTACCACGGTCAAGGCGAAGGTACGCTTCTGCGAAGTCTGCGGAAACGTATGCGAGACCAGCCCATGCTCGATATGCTCAGATCCTCGGCGCGATCACACCACGATATGCGTGGTTGAAGAACCGAAAGACGTTATGAGCATCGAGCGGACTCGTGAATTCCGAGGCGTGTATCACGTTCTCGGCGGTGCAATCAATCCGATGTCCAACATAGGCCCTGCTGATTTGAGAATCCCGAGTCTTCTCGAACGGCTCAGAAGCGATGAGGTCAAGGAGATCATTCTTGCCCTCGACCCCAATATCGAAGGTGAGGCGACGACTACGTATCTCAGTAGATTGTTGCTTCCACTGGAGCTGAAGGTGACACGTTTGGCGAGTGGATTGCCGGTCGGCAGCGACTTGGAATATGCCGACGAAGTCACGCTCGGTCGTGCCTTGTCGGGCAGACGTCCAGCGTAAACGGTCTCTTCTGGACATCATGGTCATGTTTGCCCATGTGGAATGTATAATCGTTGCAACTGTAGAGAAAATGTCGTGCCTGATGAGTTCGGCTGTGAGATTGGATTGATGTGTCACTTATCGTTCAGAAATATGGCGGCTCCTCCGTTGCAGATTCGGATTCGATCAAAAGAGTCGCCAAGCGGATTATCTCTACCAAAAAGGCGGGAAACGACGTTGCTGTGGTGGTTTCTGCAATGGGAGACACCACTGATGACCTGATCGATCAGGCCATGGATATCGATTCCAATCCACCAGCACGCGAGATGGACATGCTCATGACCGCAGGAGAACGAATCTCCATGAGTCTGCTTGCGATGGCCATTCATGCTCAGGGAGACAAGGCATATTCATTTACCGGTTCACAGGCGGGATTCGTGACCGATGCGAGATATGGCGCTGCGCACATTCGTTCGGTGAAGCCACAGCGAGTGGCACGGGCACTGTCGAAGGGCAACGTCGGTATCGTTGCAGGATTCCAGGGTGTCAGTACCGAAGGCGATGCCACCACGCTGGGTCGAGGAGGCTCGGACACCTCCGCAGTCGCGCTGGCAGTAGCTCTTGGTGCCGATGTCTGCGAAATCTATACGGATGTAGACGGCGTATTCACCGCAGACCCGCGCATTGTTCCGACCGCTCGACGCATTCCGACCTTGTCGTATGACGAGATGATGGAAATGGCGGCGTCAGGAACCAAGGTTCTTGCCTTGCGCTGCGTGGAGTATGCCCGAAGATTCAGCATGCCGCTGCATGTGCGCAGCTCATTTTCGCATCGTCCAGGAACGCTGATTCTCCCTCATGACTTGGATCCATCTCGCATCCCGAACGTTTGATTCCCCGCGAGGAGTGATGCACCACAATGTGATATACCACAATGAGTAGGTTGAATCTGAACGACGAATCAGGCCAGAGATTCATGAACGCTTCGAACATCAGTACCATCAGCAGTATCAGCAAGACAACAAAGGCACAATGAATATGACTAACACAGAAGCCGGTAAGTCCATGGGGGAACTCTTCCCCGATCTGAATGGACCTGAGTCGCCTGTCGTCTCAGGAGTCGCACACGATAGCACCGAGGCTCAGGTGACGCTGCGCGCCGTGCCTGATCGCCCGGGTGTTGCTGCGGAACTGTTCACCGTTCTTGCCGAAGGTGGCATCAACATCGACATGATAGTGCAGGCAGGCGCAGAGACGGGCACTGCCGACATCTCATTTACCATGCCTGAGTCGCAGACCAAGGCCGTCACTGAAATTCTTGAGCGCCGCGAGAATAAAGAGTGGAACTCAGCAGGCATTGATGTCAACCCCAACGTGGGCAAGGTGACGCTGGTGGGTGTGGGGATGAAGAACCATTCCGGCATCACAGCCACCTATTTCCGTGCATTGAGTGATGAAAACATTAACGTGCTGATGATTTCCACATCGGAAATAAGAATTTCTGCACTCGTGCCGCTCAAGGAACTTGACAACGCCGTGAGAGCGATTCACACTGCGTTCAAGCTTGATGCCGATCAAGTTGAAG
This Bifidobacterium sp. WK041_4_12 DNA region includes the following protein-coding sequences:
- a CDS encoding ACT domain-containing protein — encoded protein: MTNTEAGKSMGELFPDLNGPESPVVSGVAHDSTEAQVTLRAVPDRPGVAAELFTVLAEGGINIDMIVQAGAETGTADISFTMPESQTKAVTEILERRENKEWNSAGIDVNPNVGKVTLVGVGMKNHSGITATYFRALSDENINVLMISTSEIRISALVPLKELDNAVRAIHTAFKLDADQVEAVVYGGTGR
- a CDS encoding aspartate kinase: MSLIVQKYGGSSVADSDSIKRVAKRIISTKKAGNDVAVVVSAMGDTTDDLIDQAMDIDSNPPAREMDMLMTAGERISMSLLAMAIHAQGDKAYSFTGSQAGFVTDARYGAAHIRSVKPQRVARALSKGNVGIVAGFQGVSTEGDATTLGRGGSDTSAVALAVALGADVCEIYTDVDGVFTADPRIVPTARRIPTLSYDEMMEMAASGTKVLALRCVEYARRFSMPLHVRSSFSHRPGTLILPHDLDPSRIPNV
- the recR gene encoding recombination mediator RecR is translated as MALAYDGAIQQLIDSFARLPGIGPKGAQRIAFYLLGADQQEAQELADAITTVKAKVRFCEVCGNVCETSPCSICSDPRRDHTTICVVEEPKDVMSIERTREFRGVYHVLGGAINPMSNIGPADLRIPSLLERLRSDEVKEIILALDPNIEGEATTTYLSRLLLPLELKVTRLASGLPVGSDLEYADEVTLGRALSGRRPA